A region from the uncultured Holophaga sp. genome encodes:
- a CDS encoding metallophosphoesterase, with amino-acid sequence MVERRMFLAGLGAALAASRLPLRAAEPAPARITLLHTNDTHSHLEPFGPASGALAGRGGIARRAAMVKRIRSQGGPVLLLDAGDVFQGTPYFNRFHGALDYRLMSLAGYDAGTLGNHDFDGGVEGLCAALEEARFPILNCNYDMQGAPALASRIRPWLIREFPGLRVGLTGVGVDLRGLVAPRHHQGVAWRDPVPPLKAAVEHLRHTEKADLIVVLSHLGFDREGAAIDDLNLAKLVPGMDAIISGHTHTFMERPVDVAGTRIFQVGYGGVNLGRMDFSLDQRGRAVACGHALTAVKG; translated from the coding sequence CTCCCGCCCGCATCACCCTCCTCCACACCAATGACACCCACTCCCACCTCGAGCCCTTCGGCCCCGCGAGCGGCGCCCTCGCCGGGCGGGGAGGCATCGCCCGCCGGGCGGCCATGGTGAAGCGGATCCGCAGCCAGGGTGGTCCGGTGCTCCTCCTGGATGCGGGCGATGTCTTCCAGGGCACCCCCTACTTCAACCGCTTCCATGGCGCCCTGGACTACCGTCTTATGTCCCTGGCGGGCTACGACGCAGGGACCCTGGGCAATCACGACTTCGATGGCGGGGTCGAAGGGCTCTGCGCCGCCCTCGAAGAGGCACGTTTCCCCATCCTCAACTGCAACTACGACATGCAGGGCGCACCGGCCCTGGCCTCCCGGATCCGTCCCTGGCTCATCCGGGAGTTCCCCGGCCTGCGGGTGGGGCTCACCGGAGTGGGCGTGGACCTGCGGGGGCTGGTGGCCCCCCGCCACCACCAGGGGGTGGCGTGGCGGGACCCGGTCCCCCCCCTCAAGGCCGCGGTGGAGCATCTCCGCCACACCGAGAAGGCCGATCTCATCGTGGTCCTCTCCCACCTGGGCTTCGACCGCGAAGGGGCCGCCATCGACGACCTGAACCTGGCCAAGCTGGTCCCGGGCATGGATGCCATCATCAGCGGCCATACCCACACCTTCATGGAGCGCCCCGTGGACGTCGCAGGCACCCGGATCTTCCAGGTGGGCTACGGCGGCGTCAACCTCGGACGCATGGACTTCAGCTTGGACCAGAGGGGCCGGGCCGTGGCCTGCGGGCACGCTTTGACCGCTGTAAAGGGCTGA